The Streptomyces sp. NBC_00162 sequence GGGCACAGCAGGGCGGTGTCGGCAAGCGCCCCATCGGGCAGGGCGCGCAGGGCCTCCAGAAGTTCCCTGTCGTGGGCGTCCACCGTGGGCCTGGTGACGCGTACGACGTCCCCGTCGTGGTAGGTGAGGTCGACATCGCGGCGGCCCGGGGTTCGCATGCCGTCGAGGTCCTCGAAGGCATCGTCGGCCACGACGGTGAGGGCCGCGTCCAGGATCTGCTTGCTGTTCCTGTAGTTGGTGCGCAGCACCTGCCCGCGGTCGCCGCGGATGTCGATGCCCGCGTCGGTGAGGCGGAAGCCGCCCGGGTACACGGTCTGCTGGCCGTCTCCGACGAGCAGCAGACCGTTGGGCACATCACCGACGAGCGCGTGCAGGAGGCGCACGCCGACAAGCGTGAGGTCCTGGACCTCGTCGACGATGACGGCCGCGTACGGGGGCCGCTCGCGCCGGCGTGACGCTTCGGCCAGGGCGAGGGAGAGGACGTCGTTGAAGTCGTGGACGCCGCGCTCGCCGCGCAGTGATTCGTACGCCTCGTACAGCTCCCACACCGACTGCCGGTGCGTACGGTGGAGGCTCGCTTTCCTCCGCCGCCTGGGAACGGTCGCGTACTCCTCGAAGCGAGTGAGACCTCGCCCCTTGATGACGTAGTCGATCTCTTCGTGCCAATAGGTGGGGGCCGGGTCGAGCTCGGCCAGTCGGCTCTCGCGGCCGACGTGTTTCCAGGCGAGGCTGAAGGCGGTCTCGGCCTTGTCCCCGTGCAGCCGCACCGGTATGCCCCGCTCCTGCAAGAACTCCTGTGCCCAGGAGTGGAGGCTGCGGAAGTCCACCCGGTCGGCGACGGCCGGAGCCATGGTCCTGAGGAAGGTGCTCTGAACACGGGGCAGGTTGTTGGCGAAGGTGACGTACAGGATGCGGCCGGTCGTCCGCCTGGCCAGGTAGGCCGCACGGTGCAGGGCAACGACTGTCTTGCCGGTACCCGCCGGTCCGCTGATGCGTGCCGGGCCCGACCAGTTGCGGCGCACCAGTGATACCTGATCGGGGTGGAGGAAGGTCATCCACTGCTCGATCGGCGCCCGCATCGCTCCCTTCAAGGCCGCATCACGCAGCCCTTCCAGGTCGAACAGCCCATCTGAGGAGCTTCGTTGGTGGCGCTCGGATGCTGACGACACCTGCTGGTCGACCGCCGACCCCGCATGATCCGGGAACACCCGCTCGAGATGGTCGGCGATCGCCCGGACCGACTCCACCCGCAGCCTGTGCCGCTGCGCCAGCAACACCGGGCCGATCTCGTGTTCACCCAGGAGCCGTATCCGGCCGAGGCCCGCGTCGCGACTCTGCCCGGCGAACACCATGAGCGGCTGGACCGCCACCGGTGACATTCCGAGGGACGCCACTGCGCTCTCGGCAGCCTTCGTGGCGGCGAGCAGCTTGGCCGCGTGTTCCTCCCTCGGCTCGCCGCCGGCTGTGACGTCGATGACGAAGACACCGCCGGGCCCCACCAGCAACATGTCCGCGTTGGCGGTCCGCGGCCCGGGCCACCGCCGGTCGACGCACAACCGCCACCCGCGCGCGGTCAGTACCAACAGCTGGGCGAGAACCCGCTGCTCGCCCTCGTCGGCCGCTTCCCACCGCAGGGCCTGCCGGCGGGCGGCCTGCCACTGCTCCCGGAGTAACCGCTCCTGCCGCCGCGCGTCCTGCGCCCGCTGCGATGCCGCCCCGCCTGCCCCCATACCAGCCCCCTCGTACGCGGAGTAGCGATCATAGGACGGAACGCGACCGGAACGGCAGGGCGCATGCCCGCCTGCCGTACGACGGTCCGGCCCGTGGCTTGCCGCAGCCAACCTCGCTTGGGTCGTCCCCGAACGTCCGGCCTGGCTGCTCCTCTTACGATGGTCGAATCGACAGAGGAGCAGCGTGGATCTCAGACCGCCGGTACCTGCACGGAGACTTGGACCGCATGCGTTGACCGAGGACGGGATTGCGGCCTTGCTGGCCCGTTACGAGTTCGGCGACGCCTGCGTCCGCCGGGTCATGCTCGATCAGGAATTCGGTCCACAGGGGCGGGGGCGAGTGGCCAGGCTCGTGATCGATGCCCGGGTGATCGACGAGGGCCTTCGATGGGAGCCAGTATGCCTGGACCTGTTCGGAGTGGATCGATTCCGAATCGACGAGAGCGGTGACTTCGCCTGGACACTCTACGATCCCCCGCAGTTCACCCGCTTCGACGGGCTGATACAGGTGGACCTGTGCGCCGAACGCTTCGGCAACCTGCACCCGAGTAACGCTCAGGAAGCCTTCGAGGGCTCCGAGTTGGTGTTCGCTGCGACCGACGGCAGTTGGAGTGCCCTCCAGCCCTGGGAATCATGACGCTGCGCTGATCCTGCTGCGCACGCACCGGGTCAGCTGCCGATGCCGAAGTGCACGTACCGCGGTTCCACGTTGCGGCGGTCGAAACCGCCCTGGAGGGTGTAGCCGGAGGCCACCCACTCCGAGGATTCCGGATCATGGCGGTGACAGGTGAGGTAGTCACCCCACTTGCCTCCTAGGGGGCCGTGCGTGCTCGTACTGGTAACGGCCAGCCGCCATTCACCGCCGTCGCGGAAGCCGACCACGTGCGAGGGATGCCTCGGGCCGCCGCCGAGGAACAGCGTGACGCCGACGATTCCTTGGGCGTTCGGGCATGCCGCGGGCTGGGCGTACGCGGACTCCTGGCTCCAGATGTCAGGCTCCTCCACCAGAGCCTGAGTGGTCACGTCGACGACCGCGGCCTTGACGTACGGCATGGGGCGTCCGGATCGGGGCCCGGCCGTCCACAGGAAGCCCGCACGGGTGCCGCTCACCCAGCCGCCGGTGATGCGCGAGTCGGTACGGGTGAGCCACTCGACGCCGCCGGGTCCGGGAGCGGAGAACGGATCACGGGTCCACGAGCTCACCTGCACATCGAACGAGCCCACCGTGTTCGAGCCGTCGGGCCAGCCGTGGATCCGCAGGGTCCGGCCGCCTTTGTGGCTGGCGAAGAACATGCTGCCGGCCGCGCCCTGGGTGAGCCGCAGGGAACCGTTCTGCGTCGTCGTCCACCACTGGTACGTCAGCGCGGTCCTGGCCTTGAGCGCGTCGAGGGGCAGCTTGAAGACGAAGGCGCGCTGCCAGCGGCCGGCAGCGTTGAAGGCGTTGAAGGTGATGTAGAGGTGGTTGGAACTCACTGCCGCGTCCGGGTAGTCGAACCACATGTCCGTCCATGAGGGGTCCAGGTCCAGCGGACTGAAGTCTTGCCAGTTCCATGCAGTCGGGTCGTCACCGGGGGCGTACGCCACACGGAAGACGTTGCTGCCCGCCTTGGCGCTGTACTGGAGGATCCAGATCCAGAGGTCCCGGGTGGGGTCGTAGAGGACGATCTGGTCGCAGCAGAAGCCGCCCGCTGCAGAGGGCAGCGCGGTGAACGGATCGACCAGGGACCATCCCGCGCCGTTGTCGGTGCTGCGGCTGGCGAACCAGTTACCGGTGATGAAGATGTTGTCGTGGGACGTCGCGACGGTCGGCTCGTGGATGGTACCGGTCTGGATGCCGGTGGCGTTGTCGTCGAGGCCGATGTTCTTGATGAGGCGGACCTGAGCCATGACTGCTGTCCTCCGTCACTGCTCCTCGGGCTCGTCGAGCTCCTGGGGAATGGTTTCGGGCACCTGGTCCTGAGCGGGGCCCATCGGCTTGCGACGTGGGCTGAACCTCGCCTCACGGGCGTCGAGCTCCTCGGGTGTCGGCGTACCTTCCGCCGACTCGGCCAGCGCCCTGGCCCGCTTTCCGGGCTTCGTCAGTGACTTCGGCTTGCGGGCATGGCCCACATTCGCTTCCTCCGCCGCGTACGGGGGCCCTCGGTCCGCTTCTCGTTCGACATCTGGCAGCCTCCGGTTCCTGCTGATGAGCTCACTCGGTGCGCGGCTGCAGCGCCTTGGCCCTGCGCCATTCACCGCGCGCGAGCAGCGAGAACGTGAGCGTGGCGCAGACGGCGAGGGCGACGATGACCCATTCGAGCGCCCCGCTGTGCTGGTCGGGGTCGACCCCGAAGACCTCTTCGATCCAGTCGCGCCAGACCAGGGTCACGATGAGAAGGATTCCGCTGATCGTGGCGGCAATCGCCTCGATCCAGCCGCGCATACGCACATTACGCATCATCTTGCGCACCCTTCGCGATTCCACGGCCGGACCGGCCGCTCCACAACCGAGGCCAGGGTGAGCGCGCCCGGCCGGACGGACGGGCGACGACGGCCCGTCAGCGGCAGCGCCACTGCAAGCAGGAGGCAGCAGAGGATGCCGGGCCGAGGCCTCACTCTCAGTAGGCGCCGCACCCCCGGAACTGTCAAACGCACCGGTACGGGTGCGTGCCGTGGAGCGCCGTCTGGACCTCCCGGCGAAGAGTGGGGGCACCCTTCTGCAACAACCTTCAGGTGGGATGGGTGTCGTCGTGTTGGAGTGCGGTGCGGACGCCGGTGATGACCACGGCGATCAGGCAGAGGGCGATGACGGTTTCGGCCCACAGGAAGGCGAACCAGTCCATCACGCAGCCGATCGGGGGTGTGCCGGGAGCGTTGTTGCGGAAGGCCGAGAGGGCGAACAGGGTGGCGGCCATCCAGCCGAGGGCGGCCCAGACCAGGCCCTCTCTGCGGATCGTCAGGTACCAGGCCCCGATGAGTACGGACGCCGCCAGTGCCCACATCACGATCATCATGAAGACCGTGAAGACGAGCAGGCTGCCCGATCGGGCCAGCTCCAGCCCCAGCGCCACGCCGGCAGCCTCTTGCTCTGACGAGGTGGGTGTCGCGGAGATCGAGAAGAGCGTGTCGCTGTTGGAGAACAGCATCCGCACCGGCACCTGCTTTCCGCCCAGCTGTGCCCAGAACTCGATGTCGGTCTCGTAGGTGTCGAACGGGTAGTCGCTGATCGATCCATTCGTGAGCGCGACCTGCACGTCCCTGATCGTGAGCCGCTCGTGCGCCTCGAACTCAAGGTCGCCGAGGGTCTGCGCGGAGGTCTGGAGGCTGAGATCGGCCACCGGGGCGGTCCCCTCCTCCTCGCCGAGGGACCCGAGCGGGGTGACCCGGACCCGCAGTTCCAGCTCTCTGGCCGCGGCGTCGACGCGTTGGACGGTGGCCTCCACGTCCACCCGGTCGGCGGCTTGGGATCCGACGGTGTGGACCGTGTCCATCGCCTGCCGCTCGGAGAACTGGAGCCACGACCCCACGGACACCGCCACCAGGATCAGGATCGCGATGGGCAACAGGACCGGCAGGATCGAGGCCCCGGAGCGGCGTGGGTGACGTGGTTCCCAGGTTGGGGCCATGGTGACTCCGACGAGGTGGGAAGGGAATGGACTCGTCCGGCCCGACGCCCGTCCTGGTCGCCGACAGCGGCGACCAGGACGGTGGCTTCGGAGCGGAGCACGAGCGGTTTCAGGGCTCGGTCTTGAACTCCGGCGCCTCAAGGCTCTTCAGGCATTCGGTCTTCGGCGCGTCCGGGTTCTCGAAGAACGAGACGGCGATGTCCTGGGCGCACTTCGAGGTGGCGATCACCACGTGCGGCTCGTAGGGGATCGTGACGACCTTGGCCTTGCTCAGCGTGCGGGCGACGTACGGCCCGTTGTCCGCCCCGGTCTGGGCGTCGAACGCACCCGACAGCGCGAGGGTGGGGATGTCGCTGCGGGTGACGTCCCTGATCGAGGGCGCAGCCGCGGGGACCTTCCAGACGTCGCAGTCCGGATGGAGGGAGGTGAGCAGCGGGGCCTGGGCCTGCACCGAGCGGGGGAACGACGGGAACTCTTCCTGTCCGCCCTGGAGCGCCGCGTCCTTGCTCTCGTACGGCGTCCACGCACTGCAGAAGATGCCGTAGGCGAGACCGTGCGAAACCACGCCGATGCCCTTGGGGTTGAGCCTCCAGCCCGCCCACTGCTGGGCGATCCGCTGCGGGTTGCCGTTCGCCAGCTCGTCGATGGAGAGCGGTACGGCCTCCGCCGTGTGGGTGGCGGAGGTCAGCCAGTTCACCAGGGTCCCGCCGTCCAGCACGACCTTCACCGGCTTCTCGCTGCCGGGGAGCGTGACGGTGGTGGTGACCGGCTTCGCTTCGAGGTCGCTGACGAGCTTCTCGAAGGTGGCCGACAGGTTCGGATAGCGCTTGTTGCAGGCAGGCTGGTCCGCGCAGGCCTTGAACAGGCCGTCGACGCCCTGCCGGAAGCTGCTCCAGGTCGAGGCCGACCCGGCCTTGGACGGCGGCAGGATGCCGTC is a genomic window containing:
- a CDS encoding nuclease-related domain-containing DEAD/DEAH box helicase, translating into MGAGGAASQRAQDARRQERLLREQWQAARRQALRWEAADEGEQRVLAQLLVLTARGWRLCVDRRWPGPRTANADMLLVGPGGVFVIDVTAGGEPREEHAAKLLAATKAAESAVASLGMSPVAVQPLMVFAGQSRDAGLGRIRLLGEHEIGPVLLAQRHRLRVESVRAIADHLERVFPDHAGSAVDQQVSSASERHQRSSSDGLFDLEGLRDAALKGAMRAPIEQWMTFLHPDQVSLVRRNWSGPARISGPAGTGKTVVALHRAAYLARRTTGRILYVTFANNLPRVQSTFLRTMAPAVADRVDFRSLHSWAQEFLQERGIPVRLHGDKAETAFSLAWKHVGRESRLAELDPAPTYWHEEIDYVIKGRGLTRFEEYATVPRRRRKASLHRTHRQSVWELYEAYESLRGERGVHDFNDVLSLALAEASRRRERPPYAAVIVDEVQDLTLVGVRLLHALVGDVPNGLLLVGDGQQTVYPGGFRLTDAGIDIRGDRGQVLRTNYRNSKQILDAALTVVADDAFEDLDGMRTPGRRDVDLTYHDGDVVRVTRPTVDAHDRELLEALRALPDGALADTALLCPSMRAIGHYQRLLTQGASRCASWSTTTAVPSTR
- a CDS encoding ABC transporter permease, yielding MMRNVRMRGWIEAIAATISGILLIVTLVWRDWIEEVFGVDPDQHSGALEWVIVALAVCATLTFSLLARGEWRRAKALQPRTE
- a CDS encoding DUF4436 domain-containing protein translates to MAPTWEPRHPRRSGASILPVLLPIAILILVAVSVGSWLQFSERQAMDTVHTVGSQAADRVDVEATVQRVDAAARELELRVRVTPLGSLGEEEGTAPVADLSLQTSAQTLGDLEFEAHERLTIRDVQVALTNGSISDYPFDTYETDIEFWAQLGGKQVPVRMLFSNSDTLFSISATPTSSEQEAAGVALGLELARSGSLLVFTVFMMIVMWALAASVLIGAWYLTIRREGLVWAALGWMAATLFALSAFRNNAPGTPPIGCVMDWFAFLWAETVIALCLIAVVITGVRTALQHDDTHPT
- a CDS encoding alpha/beta fold hydrolase translates to MTLQQALRRRRTTRRLLATSAGMATGLLVTGLLTAPAQAQSRTDDGTGAPIGTVARTVGDASFEPGPCPKTAEPIEELKEARCGTLTVPENRAKPSSRTIELGVAIVPAVADTPKPDPIVWLAGGPGDDAVGEAKMAVDGGLNRDRDVILMSQRGTYSADPELLCPNIDEFNGQVVSLVYDAPSTERLHVEATKACRDRLAARGVDLSAYNDTESAADYDDLRTALGIKQWNLYGISYGTHLALVSMRLHPEGLRSVGIDGILPPSKAGSASTWSSFRQGVDGLFKACADQPACNKRYPNLSATFEKLVSDLEAKPVTTTVTLPGSEKPVKVVLDGGTLVNWLTSATHTAEAVPLSIDELANGNPQRIAQQWAGWRLNPKGIGVVSHGLAYGIFCSAWTPYESKDAALQGGQEEFPSFPRSVQAQAPLLTSLHPDCDVWKVPAAAPSIRDVTRSDIPTLALSGAFDAQTGADNGPYVARTLSKAKVVTIPYEPHVVIATSKCAQDIAVSFFENPDAPKTECLKSLEAPEFKTEP